In Pseudomonas hamedanensis, a single window of DNA contains:
- the waaF gene encoding lipopolysaccharide heptosyltransferase II yields MNILIVGPSWVGDMVMAQTLFQCLKQRHPQCEIDVLAPEWSRPILERMPEVRRALSFPLGHGALELATRRRIGKSLAGQYDQAILLPNSLKSALVPFFAGIPKRTGWRGEFRYGLLNDVRTLDKERYPLMIERFMALAYEPNVELPKPYPRPSLQIDPVTREAALSKFGLTLDRPVLALCPGAEFGESKRWPSEHYAKVAEARIREGWQVWLFGSKNDHAVGEDIRARLIPGLREESVNLSGDTSLAEAIDLLSCADSVVSNDSGLMHVAAALNRPLVAVYGSTSPGFTPPLAEHVEVVRLGIECSPCFDRTCRFGHYNCLRQLMPDAVNDALQKLQGSVVEVH; encoded by the coding sequence ATGAATATTCTGATCGTTGGGCCCAGTTGGGTCGGTGACATGGTGATGGCGCAGACATTGTTTCAGTGTCTCAAACAGCGCCACCCGCAATGCGAAATCGACGTGCTGGCCCCCGAGTGGAGCCGGCCGATCCTTGAGCGCATGCCTGAAGTGCGCAGGGCCTTGAGCTTCCCGCTCGGCCACGGTGCGCTCGAATTGGCGACCCGTCGGCGTATCGGCAAGTCTCTGGCCGGCCAGTACGATCAGGCGATCCTGCTGCCTAACTCGCTGAAGTCGGCGCTGGTGCCGTTTTTCGCCGGCATCCCGAAACGTACTGGCTGGCGCGGCGAGTTCCGCTATGGCCTGCTCAATGACGTGCGCACCCTCGACAAAGAACGTTATCCATTGATGATCGAGCGCTTCATGGCCCTGGCCTACGAGCCGAACGTCGAGCTGCCCAAACCCTATCCGCGCCCGAGCCTGCAGATCGACCCGGTGACCCGCGAAGCCGCGCTGAGCAAGTTCGGTCTGACCCTCGACCGGCCGGTGTTGGCCCTGTGCCCCGGTGCCGAGTTCGGCGAGTCCAAGCGCTGGCCGTCCGAGCATTACGCCAAAGTCGCCGAAGCGCGCATCCGCGAAGGCTGGCAGGTGTGGCTGTTTGGCTCGAAAAATGATCACGCGGTGGGCGAAGACATCCGCGCACGGCTGATTCCCGGTCTGCGTGAAGAGTCGGTCAACCTCAGCGGCGACACCTCGCTGGCCGAAGCCATCGACCTGCTGTCCTGCGCTGATTCAGTGGTCTCCAACGACTCCGGCCTGATGCACGTCGCCGCCGCATTGAACCGTCCGCTGGTCGCCGTCTACGGCTCGACCTCGCCGGGCTTCACGCCGCCGCTGGCCGAACATGTCGAGGTCGTTCGGCTGGGTATCGAATGCAGTCCCTGCTTCGACCGGACCTGCCGTTTCGGCCATTACAACTGCCTGCGCCAGCTGATGCCGGACGCGGTCAATGATGCCTTGCAGAAGTTGCAAGGCTCCGTGGTCGAGGTTCATTAA
- the glnE gene encoding bifunctional [glutamate--ammonia ligase]-adenylyl-L-tyrosine phosphorylase/[glutamate--ammonia-ligase] adenylyltransferase, with the protein MTLPVLAELPAILLPLVSRSEQSFRTAVASLENDHGLSSWTPERWAQFARVTAASEFVIEQSVRDPLMLLSLVQSGELDRAFAPGELCAQIAAAVNAAQSEDELGRALRRQRARHQVRIIWRDLTRQADLVQTCRDLSDMADACIDQAYQWLYSRHCEQFGTPTGRRSGLPQPMVILGMGKLGAVELNLSSDIDLIFAYPEGGETVGVKRSLDNQEFFIRLGQRLIKALDPMTVDGFVFRVDMRLRPYGSSGALVLSFNALEQYYQDQGRDWERYAMIKARVVAGDQVAGAQLLEMLRPFVYRRYLDFSAIEALRTMKQLIQQEVRRKGMADNIKLGSGGIREVEFIAQAFQLIHGGRDLSLQQRPLLKVLSTLEGQGYLPPAVVSELREGYEFLRYTEHAIQAIADRQTQMLPEGAQDQARIAFMLGFADWEAFHEKLMYWRGRVAWHFAQVIADPDEDEGAASEVVVGGEWLPLWEEAQDEEAACRQLQEGGFADASKALKALAGLRGSPQLRAMQRLGRERLDAFIPRLIAQAVEHANPDLVLERVLPLVEAVARRSAYLVLLTENPGALRRLLTLCAASPWIAEQITRFPLLLDELLNEGRLFKPPLAPELAAELRERLTRIPEDDLEQQMEALRHFKLAHRLRVAASEIAGSLPLMKVSDYLTWLAEAILEQVLALAWRQTVAKYGTPLRTDGTLCDPGFIIVGYGKVGGLELGHGSDLDLVFIHDGDPQAETDGPKSIDGAQFFTRLGQRIIHLLTAQTNSGQLYEVDMRLRPSGAAGLLVSSLGAFARYQENEAWTWEHQALVRARVLVGSADVGQAFEKVRAQVLGKARDLATLQQEVSEMRAKMRDNLGTRSTAAGTAANAFEATAPFDLKQDAGGIVDIEFMVQYAALAWSQSHPPLLRWTDNIRILEELEHQGLMPAEDAGLLREAYKAYRSAAHRQALQKDAGVIPGDQFAEERRQVMRIWREMGLG; encoded by the coding sequence ATGACCCTGCCCGTGCTTGCCGAACTGCCCGCCATCCTCTTGCCGTTGGTCAGCCGATCCGAGCAGTCGTTCCGTACGGCTGTCGCCTCACTGGAGAACGATCATGGCCTGTCGAGCTGGACGCCGGAGCGCTGGGCGCAGTTCGCCCGCGTCACCGCCGCCAGCGAGTTTGTCATTGAACAGAGCGTTCGTGACCCTTTGATGTTGCTCTCGCTGGTGCAGTCCGGCGAACTCGACCGGGCCTTCGCGCCGGGTGAGCTGTGTGCTCAGATTGCCGCCGCGGTGAACGCCGCGCAAAGCGAGGATGAGCTCGGCCGTGCCTTGCGTCGTCAGCGCGCCCGGCATCAGGTGCGGATCATCTGGCGCGACCTGACGCGTCAGGCCGATCTGGTGCAGACCTGCCGCGATCTCTCGGACATGGCCGACGCCTGCATTGATCAAGCCTATCAGTGGCTGTACAGCCGCCATTGTGAACAATTCGGTACGCCGACCGGCCGCCGCAGCGGTCTGCCCCAGCCCATGGTCATCCTCGGCATGGGCAAGCTGGGCGCGGTCGAGTTGAATCTGTCCTCGGACATCGACCTGATCTTCGCCTACCCCGAGGGCGGCGAAACCGTCGGCGTGAAACGTTCGCTGGATAATCAGGAGTTTTTCATCCGCCTCGGTCAACGCCTGATCAAGGCGCTGGACCCGATGACCGTCGACGGCTTCGTCTTCCGTGTCGACATGCGCCTGCGTCCGTACGGCTCGTCCGGTGCGCTGGTGCTCAGCTTCAATGCGCTGGAGCAGTATTACCAGGATCAGGGTCGCGACTGGGAACGCTATGCGATGATCAAGGCGCGTGTGGTCGCCGGCGATCAGGTGGCCGGTGCCCAGTTGCTGGAGATGCTGCGGCCGTTCGTTTATCGGCGCTATCTGGACTTCTCGGCGATCGAAGCGCTGCGCACCATGAAGCAATTGATCCAGCAGGAAGTGCGGCGCAAAGGCATGGCCGACAACATCAAGCTGGGCTCCGGTGGCATTCGTGAAGTCGAGTTCATCGCCCAGGCGTTCCAGTTGATTCACGGTGGTCGCGATCTGAGCCTGCAACAGCGCCCTCTATTAAAGGTGCTGAGTACGCTGGAAGGGCAGGGCTATTTGCCGCCGGCGGTGGTCAGTGAATTGCGCGAGGGTTATGAGTTCCTGCGTTACACCGAACACGCCATCCAGGCCATCGCCGACCGTCAGACCCAGATGCTGCCGGAGGGCGCGCAGGATCAGGCGCGGATTGCTTTCATGCTTGGCTTCGCCGACTGGGAGGCTTTTCATGAAAAGCTCATGTATTGGCGCGGTCGTGTCGCCTGGCATTTCGCCCAGGTGATTGCTGATCCCGACGAGGACGAAGGCGCCGCAAGCGAAGTGGTGGTGGGCGGCGAATGGCTGCCGCTGTGGGAGGAGGCGCAGGACGAAGAGGCCGCGTGCCGTCAGTTGCAGGAGGGCGGTTTTGCCGATGCGAGCAAAGCCCTGAAGGCGCTGGCCGGTTTGCGCGGCAGTCCGCAATTGCGCGCGATGCAGCGTCTGGGGCGCGAGCGGCTCGACGCCTTCATCCCGCGCCTGATCGCGCAAGCGGTGGAGCATGCCAATCCGGATCTGGTGCTTGAGCGCGTGTTGCCGTTAGTGGAAGCGGTGGCGCGGCGTTCGGCCTATCTCGTGCTGCTGACAGAAAATCCCGGTGCGCTGCGCCGCTTGCTGACGCTGTGCGCGGCGAGTCCGTGGATCGCCGAGCAGATCACCCGCTTCCCGTTGCTGCTTGACGAATTGCTCAACGAAGGCCGCCTGTTCAAGCCGCCGTTGGCGCCGGAGCTTGCGGCAGAACTGCGCGAGCGATTGACACGGATCCCTGAAGACGACCTTGAACAGCAGATGGAAGCCCTGCGCCATTTCAAACTGGCACACCGCTTACGGGTCGCCGCCTCGGAAATTGCCGGCAGCCTGCCGCTGATGAAGGTCAGCGATTACCTGACCTGGCTGGCCGAGGCCATCCTTGAGCAAGTGCTGGCGCTGGCCTGGCGCCAGACCGTGGCCAAGTACGGCACGCCGTTGCGCACTGACGGTACGCTGTGCGATCCCGGCTTCATCATTGTCGGTTATGGCAAAGTCGGCGGGCTGGAACTGGGGCACGGTTCGGATCTGGATCTGGTGTTCATTCACGATGGCGATCCGCAGGCAGAAACCGACGGGCCGAAGTCGATCGATGGTGCGCAGTTCTTCACCCGACTGGGTCAGCGGATCATTCATTTGCTGACGGCACAGACCAACTCCGGCCAGCTCTACGAAGTGGACATGCGCTTGCGGCCCTCCGGTGCGGCGGGGTTGTTGGTGAGTTCCCTCGGCGCGTTTGCCCGCTATCAGGAAAATGAAGCGTGGACGTGGGAGCATCAGGCCCTGGTGCGCGCGCGGGTGCTGGTTGGCAGTGCCGATGTCGGCCAGGCCTTCGAGAAAGTCCGTGCGCAGGTATTGGGCAAGGCGCGTGATCTGGCGACGTTGCAGCAGGAAGTCAGCGAAATGCGCGCGAAGATGCGCGATAACCTTGGCACCCGGAGCACCGCGGCCGGGACCGCGGCAAATGCCTTCGAGGCCACCGCGCCCTTCGACCTCAAGCAGGACGCCGGAGGTATCGTCGATATTGAATTTATGGTGCAATACGCGGCTCTGGCATGGTCGCAAAGTCATCCGCCATTGCTACGCTGGACCGATAACATCCGCATTCTGGAAGAGCTGGAACACCAAGGGCTGATGCCCGCCGAAGATGCCGGCTTGTTGCGCGAGGCCTACAAAGCCTACCGCTCAGCCGCCCACCGGCAGGCATTGCAGAAGGATGCCGGGGTGATCCCGGGCGACCAGTTTGCCGAAGAACGCCGCCAGGTCATGCGAATCTGGCGGGAGATGGGGCTGGGCTGA
- the waaC gene encoding lipopolysaccharide heptosyltransferase I: MRVLLIKTSSLGDVIHALPALTDAARAIPGIKFDWVVEEGFGEIPTWHPAVDKVIPVAIRRWRKNLWKTLTSGEWKRFKQSVRTNRYDLVIDAQGLLKSAWLTRYVKAPVAGLDKGSAREPMAARFYDRKLAVARGQHAVERVRQLFAIALGYDLPKGLGDYGLNVERLVELPRKSAFVVFLHGTTWDSKHWPEAYWRELTERVGYLGVGVKLPWGNPQEKARAERIAAGFKHAEVLPKLNLAGVGKVLAGAQACVAVDTGLGHLAAALDVPTISLFGPTNPGLTGAYGKLQIHLGSDFPCAPCLQKKCTYQPTAQDARQFDLKREQPLCFTRVNPERVASRLSTLLMAEELR; encoded by the coding sequence TTGCGGGTACTGTTGATCAAGACTTCATCGCTGGGCGACGTGATTCACGCGCTGCCAGCGCTGACCGACGCCGCCCGGGCGATCCCCGGAATCAAGTTCGACTGGGTTGTGGAAGAAGGCTTCGGCGAAATCCCGACGTGGCACCCGGCCGTCGATAAAGTCATTCCGGTGGCGATCCGTCGCTGGCGCAAGAACCTTTGGAAGACGCTTACCAGCGGCGAGTGGAAACGCTTCAAGCAAAGCGTGCGCACCAATCGATACGATCTGGTGATCGATGCCCAGGGCCTGCTGAAAAGCGCCTGGCTGACTCGCTACGTCAAGGCCCCGGTTGCCGGCCTCGATAAAGGTTCGGCCCGCGAGCCGATGGCTGCACGTTTCTACGACCGCAAACTGGCCGTGGCCCGTGGGCAGCACGCCGTCGAGCGCGTGCGCCAGTTGTTCGCCATTGCGCTGGGCTATGACTTGCCCAAAGGTCTCGGCGATTACGGCCTCAACGTCGAGCGCCTGGTCGAGCTGCCGCGCAAGAGCGCCTTCGTCGTGTTCCTCCATGGCACCACCTGGGACAGCAAGCACTGGCCGGAAGCCTACTGGCGCGAACTGACTGAACGCGTCGGCTATCTCGGCGTGGGCGTCAAGCTGCCGTGGGGCAACCCGCAGGAAAAAGCCCGTGCCGAACGCATAGCCGCGGGTTTCAAGCACGCCGAAGTGCTGCCAAAACTGAATCTGGCCGGCGTCGGCAAAGTCCTCGCCGGCGCGCAAGCCTGCGTAGCGGTGGACACCGGTCTCGGCCATCTGGCTGCGGCGCTGGACGTGCCGACCATCTCGCTGTTCGGCCCGACCAACCCGGGTCTGACCGGAGCTTACGGCAAGTTGCAGATTCACTTGGGCAGCGACTTCCCGTGTGCACCGTGCCTGCAAAAGAAATGCACCTATCAACCGACTGCGCAGGATGCCCGTCAGTTTGACCTCAAGCGTGAGCAGCCGTTGTGCTTCACGCGTGTAAACCCCGAGCGTGTCGCCAGCCGACTGAGCACGTTGTTAATGGCTGAGGAGCTGCGCTGA